A genomic window from Leptospiraceae bacterium includes:
- a CDS encoding AAA family ATPase, which yields MLSIGYGEGNFENLRNSKNLFMDKTQFIPKMESIKKFFFIRPRRFGKSLWLSLLKSYYDINSKDKFDKLFADLYIQKNPTELRNTYLTLYLNFSGIRGDNEEELRKSFNRSVSTFIEIFLTAYKRFFPEKTLEQAQELFMEIPAADMISFILKKLEGSQHKIYVLIDEYDHFVNTLVAEGRDATPLFISRESGGERSGFVRHFYEKLKIGSDSGVLERFFMTGVSPIMLDELSSGFNIMTNMTTDMDFNEMLGFTTEEVNSILDQLPPHCYKQNNREKVISDLTYFYNGYLFSPSSKTTLFNTDMVLYFIEKFQRHGYPEEILDMNVKTDYEKLQGLIVGVSGEEELQKTIESLIAEQTVRFNLVERFTFKHRFGHQELNSLLFYLGLLTKSKIPNTFQVPNYVIQKLFWEYLQMFLRIEKNIAFDVKLLHDVIADMAESGTIDKLKLLISEFYGKKLSNYDFSDHSEKHIKFMMVAYFTFSGLYNIISERELPGGKRIDLLYEGNPAFYDYVKYHYIIELKYINKEKSHRAEEIRSKAIEQVKDYHKIYVENFQPKNKNTKALVVIVNYTKESEIIEVI from the coding sequence ATGTTAAGCATAGGCTATGGCGAAGGGAATTTTGAAAATTTAAGAAATAGCAAGAATCTATTCATGGATAAAACCCAGTTTATTCCTAAAATGGAGAGTATTAAAAAGTTTTTCTTCATCCGCCCACGTCGTTTTGGTAAAAGCCTGTGGCTAAGCCTCCTGAAATCCTACTACGATATCAATTCCAAAGACAAGTTTGATAAACTCTTTGCCGATCTCTACATCCAGAAGAACCCGACTGAATTACGAAATACTTATCTTACACTTTATCTCAATTTCTCAGGAATTCGGGGTGATAATGAGGAGGAACTAAGGAAAAGTTTTAACCGCAGTGTTTCCACTTTTATAGAAATATTCTTAACAGCATATAAACGTTTTTTTCCAGAAAAAACTCTGGAACAGGCTCAGGAACTTTTTATGGAAATTCCTGCTGCCGATATGATAAGTTTTATCTTAAAAAAGCTCGAAGGTAGCCAGCATAAAATCTATGTTCTAATCGATGAATACGACCACTTTGTAAATACGCTTGTAGCAGAAGGAAGGGATGCCACGCCGCTTTTCATTTCCCGAGAGAGTGGTGGTGAACGTTCCGGTTTTGTCAGGCATTTTTATGAAAAACTTAAAATTGGTAGCGATTCGGGAGTTCTGGAACGTTTCTTCATGACCGGTGTTTCCCCCATCATGCTCGATGAATTATCCAGCGGTTTTAATATCATGACCAATATGACAACGGACATGGATTTTAATGAAATGCTTGGTTTCACGACAGAAGAAGTGAATTCTATTTTAGATCAGCTTCCACCACATTGTTACAAACAAAACAATCGAGAGAAGGTCATCTCAGATCTAACTTACTTCTATAATGGTTATCTCTTTTCGCCTTCCAGCAAAACAACTCTTTTCAATACAGATATGGTATTATATTTTATTGAGAAATTTCAAAGGCATGGTTATCCGGAAGAGATTCTCGACATGAATGTAAAGACTGATTACGAAAAGTTACAGGGGCTTATTGTCGGGGTCAGTGGAGAAGAAGAGTTGCAAAAGACAATTGAAAGCCTGATTGCGGAACAGACGGTGAGGTTCAATCTGGTGGAAAGATTTACATTTAAGCACAGGTTCGGTCACCAGGAATTAAATTCTTTACTTTTCTATCTCGGACTATTAACAAAATCTAAGATCCCCAATACATTTCAGGTTCCTAACTATGTGATTCAAAAACTGTTCTGGGAATATTTACAGATGTTTTTACGAATCGAGAAAAACATTGCTTTTGATGTAAAGCTATTGCATGATGTGATAGCTGACATGGCAGAAAGTGGAACCATTGATAAACTGAAGCTTCTCATTTCCGAGTTCTACGGAAAAAAGCTTTCTAATTATGATTTCTCCGACCATTCTGAAAAACACATTAAGTTTATGATGGTAGCGTATTTCACATTCAGCGGTTTGTATAATATTATTTCGGAAAGGGAACTCCCTGGTGGTAAAAGAATCGATCTTTTATACGAAGGCAATCCGGCATTCTATGATTACGTAAAATATCACTATATTATAGAATTAAAATATATTAATAAAGAAAAAAGTCACAGGGCAGAAGAGATTCGTTCTAAAGCAATTGAACAGGTAAAGGATTACCATAAAATCTATGTAGAAAACTTCCAGCCTAAAAACAAAAACACAAAGGCCCTTGTGGTAATCGTTAATTATACCAAAGAAAGTGAGATTATCGAGGTAATTTAA